A DNA window from Eremothecium cymbalariae DBVPG#7215 chromosome 3, complete sequence contains the following coding sequences:
- the PUT7 gene encoding Put7p (similar to Ashbya gossypii AGR282W) — MLPLARQVCFSRGLQRSAKALLPVEASTPSGVSAAGSVSNSSTVGVSDEVTSFFSKLPEKLILESNGMKPTTAENQLDTLKYYKLLTGNGFTLKQTNLIIQLLLSTLNEQFFDNYNSRFLRNMELENHSHLFNAAQSELRYSILNSREVALNEQNLQLMKVNRELNLCRDELNELIINFLKKDSRVDFNDHQSENTLLHRDISIRLKDGNNKIGTKIIGQIKFEIENLRWHTTRSGLFAVLILVFLIMSGVSISKRTTAENERPTQVVLHTIQPEERELEEPLLSDEQFVRNAIDISKDEST; from the coding sequence ATGTTGCCATTAGCGAGACAGGTATGTTTTAGCAGAGGATTACAGAGGTCAGCCAAGGCGTTGCTTCCTGTTGAAGCGAGTACGCCAAGTGGTGTTAGCGCTGCAGGTAGTGTTAGCAACAGTAGTACGGTAGGTGTTTCGGATGAAGTTACCAGTTTCTTTAGCAAGTTACCAGagaaattgattttggaGAGCAACGGTATGAAACCAACGACGGCGGAGAATCAGTTGGATACGctgaaatattataaacTTCTGACTGGGAATGGGTTCACACTGAAACAGACGAATCTGATAATCCAATTGCTGCTTAGTACACTGAATGAGCAGTTTTTTGACAACTACAACTCTCGGTTCTTGAGGAACATGGAGCTGGAGAATCACAGTCATTTGTTCAACGCAGCGCAATCTGAGCTACGGTATTCCATTCTGAATTCGCGGGAAGTTGCATTAAACGAGCAGAATCTGCAACTGATGAAGGTGAATAGGGAGTTGAATCTATGCCGCGATGAGTTGAACGAGTTAATCATCAATTTCCTGAAGAAGGATTCGCGTGTGGACTTCAATGATCATCAGTCGGAGAACACACTGCTACATCGTGATATCAGCATTCGGTTGAAGGACGGTAATAACAAGATTGGTACTAAGATTATTGGGCAaatcaaatttgaaattgaaaatctAAGATGGCACACAACTAGAAGTGGGTTGTTTGCAGTTTTAATTTTGGTATTCCTTATAATGAGTGGCGTGTCTATCTCCAAAAGGACTACTGCAGAGAATGAGAGGCCTACGCAAGTTGTACTACATACTATCCAGCCGGAAGAGCGAGAATTGGAAGAGCCATTACTATCAGACGAGCAATTCGTGAGAAACGCTATAGATATTAGCAAAGACGAATCAACTTAG